The Gemmatimonadaceae bacterium genome includes a region encoding these proteins:
- a CDS encoding SusD/RagB family nutrient-binding outer membrane lipoprotein: protein MQRHLTLAVSVAACVAMCAACNDWLSGSQLTQNPNAPSTAGRDQLLTAVGAGQTVFQTGDLARVFSTWMQQMAGTDRQFIPISLYQYPEDQFSPDWTEVYDAGGLIDERALEKDALQAGDTAYAGIGMIWEAFTMGTAADIWGDIPYSQAVSSVLQPALDPQQMVFAEVQSKLDTALAYLRCTSPTCTGPSPTVDLWFGDTLQYWAELAHTLKARFYLHTATQDPSAYALALAQADSGLSAPTHDFVSWQSSDPNEWNLWYQFMVIDRSGYISAGAFLVNLLKSTNDPRLAMYFSSNGGTFLGAPPGGGSGTFSTLSATRLDPAFRQPMVTYAENELIMAEAALQTGQQSIADAAFNAERASQGMPSKSGVTLNDIITEKYIALFQEIEPWNDYKRTCLPAITPAQPSGVPGRLLYPESAERNANKNVPPPAQQPARNWDQPNACPS from the coding sequence ATGCAGAGACATCTGACACTCGCGGTGAGCGTAGCGGCCTGCGTCGCCATGTGCGCAGCATGCAACGACTGGCTCAGTGGGTCGCAGCTCACGCAGAATCCGAACGCGCCGTCGACGGCGGGACGCGATCAATTGCTCACCGCAGTCGGCGCGGGACAGACCGTGTTTCAGACCGGCGACCTGGCGCGCGTATTCAGCACCTGGATGCAGCAGATGGCGGGCACGGACCGCCAGTTCATTCCAATCAGTCTCTACCAATATCCGGAGGATCAATTCTCGCCCGACTGGACCGAGGTCTACGACGCAGGTGGTCTGATCGATGAGCGCGCATTGGAGAAGGATGCGCTTCAGGCAGGCGACACCGCGTACGCCGGCATCGGCATGATCTGGGAAGCGTTCACGATGGGCACGGCAGCAGACATCTGGGGCGACATTCCATACTCGCAGGCCGTGAGCTCGGTGCTGCAGCCTGCGTTAGACCCGCAGCAGATGGTGTTTGCCGAAGTGCAGTCGAAGCTGGACACGGCACTGGCGTATCTCCGCTGCACGTCACCGACCTGCACGGGCCCGTCGCCGACCGTGGATCTGTGGTTCGGCGACACGCTGCAGTACTGGGCGGAGCTCGCTCACACGTTGAAAGCGCGCTTCTACCTGCATACTGCGACCCAAGACCCCAGCGCGTACGCGCTCGCACTGGCACAGGCGGACTCGGGGCTGTCGGCGCCGACGCACGATTTCGTCTCGTGGCAGAGCAGCGACCCGAACGAATGGAATCTCTGGTACCAATTCATGGTCATCGACCGGTCGGGGTACATCTCGGCCGGCGCGTTTCTGGTGAATCTGCTCAAGAGCACCAACGATCCGCGGCTTGCCATGTACTTCTCTTCGAATGGAGGGACGTTCCTGGGAGCGCCGCCGGGAGGCGGATCCGGCACGTTCTCGACGTTGAGCGCGACGCGTCTCGATCCGGCATTCCGTCAACCGATGGTGACGTACGCCGAGAACGAGTTGATCATGGCGGAAGCAGCGCTGCAGACGGGTCAGCAGAGCATCGCGGATGCCGCATTCAACGCCGAGCGCGCATCGCAGGGGATGCCGTCCAAGTCTGGAGTGACGTTGAACGACATCATCACGGAGAAATACATCGCGCTATTCCAGGAGATCGAACCCTGGAACGACTACAAGCGGACGTGCCTGCCGGCCATCACGCCGGCGCAGCCAAGCGGTGTGCCCGGCCGGTTGTTGTACCCGGAGTCTGCGGAGCGAAACGCGAACAAGAACGTGCCGCCGCCGGCGCAGCAGCCGGCGCGGAACTGGGATCAACCCAATGCGTGTCCGAGTTAG
- a CDS encoding alpha/beta fold hydrolase, whose product MRPLVAFAFLTFAASAATAQTPQAIAADPPRDSAHPARMEVLHIPSGSVRINGVAYLASGAGAHPTFVLLHGLPGNEKNLDLAQAVRRAGWNAITFNYRGSWGSPGSFRFGNNLADANAVVAFLADSGNARRLGIDPRQVVIAGHSMGGWVAVLTAAHHPELRGLALISAADMGRAAASSSRKELISLMADNMESLAGVTARSMADDLAAGAAASHWTFAEAAPGLTQMPMLVITADDGLAAESDSLVARLRARGNAAITTVHEPTDHSYSDKRIALETAVLDWLQRLEQR is encoded by the coding sequence ATGCGACCACTCGTTGCTTTCGCATTTCTGACATTCGCGGCGTCGGCCGCGACCGCGCAAACGCCACAGGCGATCGCCGCGGACCCGCCGCGCGATTCGGCGCATCCGGCTCGAATGGAGGTGTTGCACATTCCGTCGGGCAGCGTGCGCATCAACGGCGTCGCGTATCTCGCATCGGGCGCGGGAGCGCATCCGACCTTCGTGCTGCTGCACGGCCTGCCGGGCAACGAGAAGAATCTGGACCTCGCCCAGGCGGTGCGTCGCGCCGGATGGAACGCGATCACGTTCAACTATCGCGGCTCATGGGGCAGCCCGGGCTCGTTCCGTTTCGGCAACAACCTGGCAGACGCGAACGCGGTGGTCGCGTTCCTGGCCGACTCGGGCAACGCGCGGCGGTTAGGCATCGATCCGCGCCAGGTCGTCATCGCCGGCCACAGCATGGGCGGCTGGGTGGCCGTGTTGACGGCGGCGCACCACCCGGAATTGCGCGGCCTCGCCCTCATCTCGGCCGCCGACATGGGACGGGCCGCCGCCTCGTCGTCGCGCAAGGAGCTGATCAGCCTCATGGCGGACAACATGGAATCGCTCGCCGGCGTCACGGCGCGCAGCATGGCCGACGATCTCGCGGCCGGGGCCGCGGCCTCGCACTGGACGTTCGCCGAGGCCGCTCCCGGCCTAACGCAGATGCCGATGCTGGTGATCACGGCGGATGACGGATTGGCGGCCGAGTCCGATTCGCTCGTCGCGCGGCTTCGCGCGCGCGGCAACGCCGCCATCACCACGGTGCACGAGCCCACCGATCACTCGTATTCGGACAAGCGGATCGCGCTCGAAACCGCCGTGCTCGACTGGCTGCAGCGCCTGGAGCAGCGCTAG
- a CDS encoding PadR family transcriptional regulator, which yields MLTPELKKGSAEFLVLSLLEHEPRHGYDLSKLIASRSRGVLTFHVASLYPLLYRMEARGWIRGRWVEKAGERRRRFYKITPAGARVLDAQRQSWREFVAAVANIAAHHA from the coding sequence ATGCTCACGCCCGAGCTCAAAAAGGGAAGCGCCGAGTTTCTCGTGCTGTCGCTGCTCGAACACGAGCCGCGGCACGGATACGACCTGAGCAAGCTCATCGCCTCTCGATCGCGCGGCGTGCTGACCTTCCACGTCGCGTCGCTCTATCCCCTGCTCTACCGGATGGAGGCGCGCGGCTGGATCCGCGGCCGGTGGGTGGAAAAGGCCGGCGAACGCCGCCGCCGATTCTACAAGATCACGCCGGCCGGCGCGCGGGTGCTCGATGCGCAGCGCCAGAGCTGGCGCGAGTTTGTCGCGGCCGTCGCCAACATCGCGGCGCACCATGCCTGA
- a CDS encoding ABC transporter permease: MGTLLHDARYAIRTLLRAPGFAIIAVLTLALGIGANTALFSVVNGVLLDPLPYPAPDRLVAVYGSTPGFAHGPISYPNFRDWQRDTRTLSSLALYHNEDYNFTGAGEAERVSGYMISANFFHTLGVRPMLGRGFRVEEDVVGAAPVVVLGGGFWKRRFGGSPAIIGTSIDLNGTAYTVVGVMAPDFTFYGHDRDVYTPIGQWNDPTFLDRQAVFSSGMVGRLAPGVTLGQANADMQGVARHLAAEYPEANKGVGASIVSLQQDQVGSVQPVLFVLLGAVGFLLLIACANVANLLLARSSARAREFAIRVSLGASHRHVVRQLLGESLLLAGAGGALGLLFATWSMRAVLGALPAALPHSHDISLDPRVLGFTFVISILAGVLFGLAPAVKASRINLQDVLKEGGRGSSGTRHRLQRTFVAAQVSMALVLLVGAGLMMRSLAALWRVDPGFNASHSVTFSLSLPASYSTEPADTRARLRAFDAKMLTLPGVDAVSATLGSRPMVHNSTESFWIEGRPKPANLNEMPQALFYLAEDGFQRAMGVRLERGRFITPQDDEHAPTVIVVDSVFAHTYFPNEDPIGKRVHLATFGVEAEIVGVVDHVRQWGLDADAASAIEAQFYFPFMQLPDKIMRLAATGVAVVLRTTGDPATVMGPVRQAVAQLDPRDVIYNVSTMRDVLANSLAARRFLMMLLGVFAALALVLACVGIYGVISYLVNQRTNEIGVRMALGAQRSDVLRLVVGDGARMAFAGAVVGAVVALALTRLMAHQLFGVTAHDPLTFTAVAALLMGVAIAACYVPARRATRVDPIVALRSE, from the coding sequence ATGGGCACACTCCTTCACGATGCGCGCTACGCGATCCGAACGCTCCTTCGCGCACCCGGATTCGCGATCATCGCCGTTCTCACACTGGCACTCGGCATTGGCGCCAACACCGCCCTGTTCTCCGTCGTCAACGGCGTGCTGCTCGATCCGTTGCCGTATCCGGCGCCCGACCGCCTGGTGGCCGTGTACGGGAGCACGCCCGGATTTGCGCACGGGCCGATCTCGTACCCGAACTTCCGCGACTGGCAGCGTGACACGCGCACCCTTTCGTCGCTCGCGCTCTACCACAACGAGGATTACAACTTCACCGGCGCCGGCGAAGCCGAGCGCGTCTCCGGCTACATGATTTCCGCGAACTTCTTCCATACGTTAGGCGTGAGGCCAATGTTAGGCAGAGGCTTTCGCGTGGAAGAGGATGTGGTCGGCGCCGCGCCCGTTGTCGTGTTGGGCGGCGGATTCTGGAAGCGCCGCTTCGGCGGGTCGCCCGCGATCATCGGCACTTCCATCGATCTCAACGGCACCGCCTACACCGTGGTCGGGGTGATGGCGCCCGACTTCACGTTCTACGGCCACGACCGCGACGTGTACACGCCGATCGGTCAGTGGAACGATCCGACGTTCCTCGACCGACAGGCGGTGTTCAGCTCCGGCATGGTCGGCCGCCTCGCGCCCGGCGTCACGCTCGGCCAGGCGAACGCAGACATGCAAGGCGTCGCCCGGCACCTCGCGGCCGAATATCCGGAGGCGAACAAAGGCGTCGGCGCGTCGATCGTATCGCTGCAGCAGGACCAGGTGGGCAGCGTCCAGCCGGTGCTCTTCGTGCTGCTGGGCGCGGTCGGATTCCTGCTGCTGATCGCCTGCGCCAACGTCGCCAACCTGCTCCTCGCGCGCTCGTCCGCCCGGGCGCGCGAGTTCGCGATCCGCGTGTCGTTAGGCGCGAGCCACCGCCACGTGGTCCGGCAGCTGCTCGGCGAAAGCTTGTTGCTCGCGGGCGCAGGCGGCGCGCTCGGACTGCTCTTCGCTACCTGGAGCATGCGCGCAGTGCTCGGAGCGCTGCCGGCCGCGCTTCCGCACTCGCATGACATCTCGCTCGACCCGCGCGTTCTCGGATTCACGTTCGTCATCTCGATCCTTGCCGGCGTCCTGTTCGGCCTCGCGCCCGCGGTCAAGGCATCGCGGATCAACTTGCAGGACGTGCTCAAGGAAGGCGGACGCGGGTCGAGCGGCACGCGCCACCGGCTGCAACGCACGTTCGTCGCCGCGCAAGTGTCGATGGCGCTCGTGCTCCTCGTCGGCGCGGGCCTCATGATGCGGAGCCTCGCCGCACTCTGGCGCGTCGATCCGGGATTCAACGCCAGTCACTCGGTCACGTTCAGCCTCTCCCTGCCGGCCTCGTACTCCACGGAGCCTGCCGACACGCGAGCGCGACTGCGCGCGTTCGATGCCAAGATGCTCACGCTCCCCGGCGTCGACGCCGTCTCGGCAACGCTCGGCTCGCGTCCGATGGTGCACAATTCGACGGAATCGTTCTGGATCGAGGGCCGCCCGAAGCCCGCCAACCTGAACGAGATGCCGCAAGCGTTGTTCTATCTGGCCGAAGATGGGTTTCAGCGTGCGATGGGCGTGCGGCTCGAGCGCGGGCGGTTCATCACGCCGCAAGACGACGAACATGCGCCGACGGTGATCGTCGTCGACAGCGTGTTCGCGCACACCTATTTTCCGAACGAAGATCCGATCGGCAAACGCGTCCACTTGGCGACGTTCGGCGTGGAAGCGGAAATCGTCGGCGTCGTGGACCATGTCAGGCAGTGGGGCCTCGATGCCGACGCCGCGTCCGCCATCGAAGCGCAGTTCTATTTCCCGTTCATGCAGCTGCCCGACAAGATCATGCGGCTCGCGGCGACGGGCGTCGCGGTGGTGCTGCGCACGACCGGCGACCCCGCGACCGTGATGGGCCCCGTGCGCCAGGCGGTGGCGCAGCTCGATCCGCGGGACGTCATTTATAACGTATCGACGATGCGCGACGTGCTCGCGAACTCGCTCGCCGCGCGCCGCTTCCTCATGATGCTGCTCGGCGTGTTTGCTGCGTTAGCACTCGTGCTCGCGTGCGTCGGCATCTACGGCGTGATCTCGTATCTCGTCAACCAGCGCACGAACGAAATCGGCGTGCGCATGGCGCTCGGCGCCCAACGCTCGGATGTGTTGCGCCTCGTGGTCGGCGATGGCGCGCGCATGGCGTTCGCCGGAGCCGTGGTAGGCGCGGTGGTCGCGCTCGCGCTCACCCGCCTCATGGCGCACCAGCTCTTCGGCGTCACGGCACACGATCCGCTCACGTTCACCGCCGTCGCCGCGTTGCTGATGGGTGTCGCGATCGCCGCGTGCTACGTTCCGGCGCGCCGTGCCACACGCGTCGACCCGATCGTAGCGCTCCGTTCGGAATGA